In Myxococcales bacterium, the genomic window CCCTGGAGCGCTTCCGCCAACTCCAGGCCGGTATCCCGGTGCTGTCGCGCGGCGCCAGTGTGTTGCTCGACGTCAAAGGCAACCCGACGCGGTTCGCGACCGCGAAGCTGGCCGAGAGCTTCCCGTCATCATCTACGCCGGTCGTCAGCCGTGGCTTCGCCACCGAGCGCGCGAGGGGCACGAGCCGCGGCGCGAACTTCGATGCCAACGACGCGAAGCTCGCATGGCTCGCCCAGGACCGAAGCCAGGCGCGACTGGTCTGGGTCCTCTACCGCGGTCTGACACCCGGCACGCCGTATTCACCGGTGGTCGTCGTCGACGCCGTGAGCGGAAACGTCGTCCTCGCATACGACGCAACACGCTTCGATCGCGCTGCAACGCTCTACGAGCAGAACCCGGTCTCGACCCCGACCGCAACGGCGGTGACACTCAGCACACTCTCGGCGGGCGCCACGACTCTCGAGGACTCGCGCATCCGTTCCGTCAACTGCATCGACACCCAGACGCTGGTCGGGAAATACGGGATTCACATGTGTGAGCTCGTGCCCAAGGCAAAGGCCGATGCCAACGGGGATTTCCCCTACGCGTACAGCAGCGACACCGCGCCTGAGGACGAGTTCGCGGAGCTCAGCATGTACTTTCACACCGCCAAGGCCTACGCCTTCTACGAGTCGCTCGGCATGCCGGAGCTCGAGAAGAAACCGCTGACCACGGTGGCGAACCTGCGCTTTCCGAAGGGATGGGACAGCTTCAACGTCTCACTGATGAAGGATACGACCGCCCCGCTCGAGCCCTACGACAACGCGTTTTTTTCCCCCCAGAGCCCCTACCCCGGTCTGTTCAAGGGCATCGACAGCGGACTCTACTTCGGCCAGGGCACCTCCGCCGACTTCGCCTACGACGGGGACGTCGTCTACCACGAGCTCGGGCATGCGCTGGTCGACCGGACCGTCAACCTCGCCGGGTTCTGGTTGCTCGACGAACAGGGTGCGTCACCCGCCGCGGGGGCCATGAACGAAGCGCTCGCTGACTACTTCTCGAGCGCACTGACCGGCGACGGCCAGGTTGGTGAGTACGCCGCCAAGAACACCTCGTTCCAGCTCGGCGACAAGGTGATTCGCGACCTGGAGAACGACGATTCCTGTCCGAAGAACATCGTCGGCGAAGTTCACATCGACTCGACGCTCTTCTCGGGCGCGCTGTGGAGCGTGCGTCAAGCGCTGCCCGCCGGCGACCGCAACACCTTCGACACGGCGTTGGTCACCGCGATGCTCGGCGCGCCGACCGGTGAGCTCGGTTACGCGGATCTCGGCGAGCTCTTCCGTGCCTCGGTCGAGGCATCGACGCTCGGTAAGCCGGCCGCGGACGCCCTGGCGACCGAGCTCGAGAAGCGGGGTGTGTTTCCGGTCTGCAAACGCGTGCTCGAGTACAAGGGGCAACCGCTATCCGGCTCCTCGTGGAAGCTCGCCAACGGCTTCTTCGCGGCCGGCAAGCCCTACGTCGGGCTGGAACAGACCGCCGCCTACGCGCCCGGCTTGATTCAGGTCCACACGGCGCTGAAGCCCGGAACCGACACGCTCAAGATCCAGTGGGTGAACATCCAGCTCGGCAACCAGTACAGCCTCGGACCGGACGCCGATCCGTACACACCGGCCGTACTGGTGCGCTTTGCAAAGGAGCCGATCACCTTCTCGTTCGACGCCGGTGTTCTGTCGTCGACCGCTGACGGGCTGTTCGAGACCGAGAACTTCGGCAGAAAATCCGCAAGCGTCGACGTCCCCAAAGATGCGACGGACGTGTGGGTCATGATCGTGAACAAGGGCGACGAACAGGGCCTCTACCAGGCGATCGAAGTGCTGCAGAAGACCAGCGCCACCGGCGGAACCGGCGGAACCGGTGGCGGCGCCGTCGGCGGGTTCGGCGGCGGGGGAATCGGCGGTAATCCCCTCGGCACAGGCGGCGCTCCAGCGACCGACGAGGAGCTCCATCCGCTCGGAGGCTGCAGCACTCCGCGGGGCAGCGTGCCCGCCGGCTTCGGGCTCGGCCTTGCGCTCGGCGCGCTCGCGCTGCTCGGGCGGCGACGCGCTCAGCGCTGAACGCCCGGCGTCGCGAAGGCCCGCACTCCCGGCGGCGACGGATCGGGGTTGTGCAAGGACGTGAGCACGTGGTCACGCCAGGCACCGGCCAGGTAGAGGTAGTCGCGCGCGTACCCCTCGACGACGAAGCCCAGACTACGTAGCAACCTGCCGGAGCGCTCGTTGGTTGGCATGTAGTTGGCGGCGACACGGTGGAAAGCCAACCGCCCGAACGCGAGCTCGAGGGCAGCGGTGAGTCCTTCTTTCATCAGCCCGCGTCCCTGATGGCGATGATCGATGCTGTAGCCGAGGTTGCAGCTCTGGTGCGGACCGCGCGAGTACTGAGTGAAGCTGATCTGCCCGATGACGGGACCGTCGGGTTGATCGGCGCTCGTGATTTGCAGCCGACACGACCGATCCTCCAAGTACTCGGCTCGGTTCTGATCGAGCCGCCAGATCCAGTACTCTTCGTTGAAGTAGCCGGGAGGAAACGGCGGAGACCAGCCTGACAGGTGCGCGCGATTGTCGGCCTGGAAACCGAGCACACGTTTGGCCGCCGACGGCGGAAGAAGCGTGAGCACCAGACGCTCGGTCTGAAGCAGAACCGGCGACTCTTCTTCGGCGTCCATGGCGAAAGTATTGCCTGCTCTTGCCGGGGTCTGGCTAGAGCATCTTCGCCATCAGGTCGACCAACGCCAGCTCTTCCCCGATGCTCCCGGACTTGTCGACCTCGACGTGCCGCAAAAGCGGCGAGATCAGCGCCTGATGCGGTGCCGACCCAAGCTCCAGGTCGGCCCACTCGACTTCACTCGCTGGGATGACCGAGTCGTGGGAGCCGTGCAGCAGATAGACCGGGACTCCGATGTCCTTCAGGCGCCCGCCCGGGGAGAGCTCCGCGAGCGCGCTCTGCTTCGACGACACCAGCTCGGATAGCTTCGGACCGAGCTCCGCCAGTCGGCCGGCCTCGAGCAGCCCGAACAGGCGCTCCCCCGATGCCGTCGTACGCTCGGACGCGAGCGCCCTAGCTGACGCACGATCGTCGTGGAGCCACAGCCGCAGCGCTCGAGCGAGCGTGCTCTGGTCGGCCTCGTCCACGAAGTGCTCGATGTTGTCCAGGACCACGACCACCAGGCCGTAGTCGTGAGCTTTCATCGCGCGGACGCCGTGCGGTGTCTCGATCTGATGGCTGATCAGAAAGCGAAGCACGCGGGCCATGTCGTGATGTCCACCGACACTGGTCACGTAGTCGAGCTTGCCTTCGAGCTCTGGACGGCCGGCGGCAACGAGGGACAGACCGCCAG contains:
- a CDS encoding GNAT family N-acetyltransferase; protein product: MDAEEESPVLLQTERLVLTLLPPSAAKRVLGFQADNRAHLSGWSPPFPPGYFNEEYWIWRLDQNRAEYLEDRSCRLQITSADQPDGPVIGQISFTQYSRGPHQSCNLGYSIDHRHQGRGLMKEGLTAALELAFGRLAFHRVAANYMPTNERSGRLLRSLGFVVEGYARDYLYLAGAWRDHVLTSLHNPDPSPPGVRAFATPGVQR